From Corvus cornix cornix isolate S_Up_H32 chromosome 1A, ASM73873v5, whole genome shotgun sequence, a single genomic window includes:
- the LOC120411842 gene encoding tetraspanin-7-like, whose amino-acid sequence MTLLKLSLMAFSFVFWAAGLTMLIIGLWAKVSLGGYLALSASDYPSAPAILLATGVAVIIWGFLGCFGAATEHRGLLRAYSAFLAAVLAAGLAAGLSALLYRQTLAQGFQEGLRQALLAYGEDDGVADALDALQRALSCCGVESYRDWLASPWGLEQNGSVPLSCCRARRGCQRSPPDARRLHRDGCFGRVSAFVGSNMFYVATAALGLALLQLIGIVLACLLAARVPAHLLGITTPR is encoded by the coding sequence ATGACCCTGCTCAAGCTGTCCCTCATGGCCTTCAGCTTCGTCTTCTGGGCAGCGGGGCTGACCATGCTCATCATCGGCCTCTGGGCCAAGGTGTCTCTGGGTGGTTACTTGGCGCTGTCGGCCAGCGACTACCCCAGCGCCCCCGCCATCCTCTTGGCCACCGGCGTCGCTGTCATCATCTGGGGCTTCCTGGGATGCTTCGGCGCCGCCACGGAGCACCGGGGACTCCTGCGCGCCTACAGCGCCTTCCTGGCGGCCGTGCTGGCGGCCGGGCTGGCGGCCGGGCTCTCGGCGCTCCTGTACCGCCAGACCCTGGCGCAGGGCTTCCAGGAGGGGCTGCGCCAGGCGCTGCTGGCGTACGGGGAGGACGACGGGGTGGCGGACGCCCTGGACGCGCTGCAGCGCGCCTTGTCCTGCTGCGGTGTGGAGAGCTACCGCGACTGGCTCGCCTCGCCCTGGGGGCTGGAGCAGAATGGCTCGGTGCCTCTCAGCTGCTGCCGGGCTCGCCGCGGCTGCCAGCGCAGCCCGCCCGACGCGCGCAGGCTGCACCGCGACGGATGCTTCGGCAGGGTGTCCGCCTTCGTCGGCAGCAACATGTTTTATGTTGCCACCgctgccctggggctggcactgctgcagctcatcGGCATTGTGCTGGCCTGCCTGCTGGCTGCCCGCGTCCCTGCCCACCTGCTGGGCATCACCACTCCTCGCTGA